TCTCGACGGCGTGCCGGCGCACCGTTCCGTGCGCGCCGTCGACGGCCCCGTCGACCTCGCCGTGGTCACCGTGCCCGCCGAGCAGGTCCCCGAGGTCGTCGACGAGTGCGGCGAGCACGGGGTGCAGGGACTGGTGGTGGTCTCCGCCGGATACGCCGACCGCGGCGCCGAAGGACGCGAACGCCAGCGGGCCCTCGTACGGCAGGCGCGCAGCTACGGCATGCGGATCATCGGTCCCAACGCCTTCGGGATCATCAACACCTCACCGGAGGTCCGGCTCAACGCCTCCCTCGCCCCCGAGATGCCGCGCCCCGGACGGATCGGCCTCTTCGCCCAGTCCGGCGCCATCGGCATCGCCCTCCTGTCCCGGCTGCACCGGCGCGGCGGGGGGGTCACCGGCGTCACGGGCGTGTCGACCTTCGTCTCCTCCGGCAACCGGGCCGACGTCTCCGGCAACGACGTCCTCCAGTACTGGTACGACGACCCGGAGACAGACGTCGCGCTGATGTACCTGGAGTCCATCGGCAACCCGCGCAAGTTCACCCGCCTGGCGCGCCGGACCGCGGCCGTCAAGCCGCTGGTCGTGGTGCAGGGCGCACGACACGGCGGCGTGGCCCCGCAGGGTCACGCCGTACGGGCGACCCGGCTGCCGCACGCCACGGTCTCCGCGCTGCTCCGCCAGGCCGGCGTGATCCGGGTCGACACGATCACCGACCTGGTGGACGCGGGACTGCTCCTCGCCCGCCAGCCGCTGCCCGCCGGACCCAAGGTCGCCATCCTGGGGAACTCCGAATCACTGGGCCTCCTGACCTACGACGCGTGCCTCTCCGAGGGGCTGCGGCCGCACCCTCCGCTGGACCTGACGACGGCGGCCTCGCCGGACGACTTCCACGCGGCGCTCTCCCGGGCGCTCGCCGACGACACCTGCGACGCGGTGGTGGTGACCGCCATCCCGACGGTGGGGGAGGGACCGGCCGGGGACGCCGCGCTGGCGGAGGCCCTGCGGTCGGCGGCGGCAGCGGTGCCCGCCAAGCCGGTCCTGGTGGTCCACGTGGAACTGGGCGGCCTGGCGGAGGCCCTCTCGGCCGCGGCCAGCACCGCGCCGCAGGCGCCGCCACCCGCTGAGCCCCGGCGGCCGACGCCCGCCGAGCCCGGAGCGGCCACGGCCCCGGAGCCTCCCGGACCCCGGGAGGCTCCCGCCCCCGGCGACGACACCCGGCTCATCCCCGCCTACCCCGCCGCCGAACGCGCGGTCCGCGCCCTCGCCGAGGCCGTCGCCTACGCCCAGTGGCGGCGCGACGCCGGGGACCCCGGGAAGGTGCCGGAGTACGACGACATCGACGAGAAGGGCGCCGCCGAGCAGATTGCCGGGTACCTCCCGCGCGGGCAGGGGCTCACCCTCGGCGCGGCGGAGACCTGCGAGCTGCTCGGCAGGTACGGCATCGACGTCCACCGCGCGCTGCCCGCCCCCGACCCCGACGAGGCCGCGTCCGCCGCGCGGACCATCGGCTACCCCGTCGCCCTCAAGGCCACCGCTCCCCACCTGCGCCACCGCGCCGACCTGGGCGGCGTACGCCTGGACCTCGCGGACGAGGAGCAACTGCGCCGGGCGTACGCCGAGTTGACCGAGCTGTTCGGCAAGCCCGCGGAGCTGCGCCCGGTGGTGCAGGGGATGGCGCCGCGCGGCGTCGACACCGTCGTACGGGCCGTCATCGACCCGGCGGCCGGCGCGGTGCTCTCCTTCGGACTCGCCGGCGCCGCCACACAGCTGCTCGGCGACACGGCGCACCGGCTGATTCCGGTCACCGACCGCGACGCCACCTCGCTCATCCGCTCGGTCCGCACCGCCCCCCTCCTCTTCGGCTGGCGCGGCTCGGCGCCGGTCGACGCCCCGGCCCTGGAGGAGCTGCTGCTGCGGGTCTCGCGGCTGGTCGACGACCACCCGGAGGTCGTCGCGGTCACCCTGGAACCGGTGGTGGTGGCCCCGCACGGCCTGAGCGTCCTCGGCGCCTCCGTCCGGCTCGCGCCCCCTCCCGCCAGGGACGACCTCGGCCCCCGGACCCTCCCCGCGTACTGAACGCGCACGGCCGGACCGGGTCCCGCGGGAGCGTGCCGCACAGTCAGTGGGCCCCCTTAGGATGGAGGGCATGGCCAAGACCAGTACGACGACCCAGGGGCTGCGAGCGGCGATCGAGCGCAGCGGCTACTACCCGGCCCTCGTGGCCGAGGCGGTGGAGGCCGCCGTGGGCGGCGAGCCCGTGCGGTCGTACCTGGTCCACCAGGAGACGACGTTCGACCAGAACGAGGTGCGCCGGCACGTGACCGTGCTCGTGCTCACCGGCAACCGCTTCATCGTCAGCCACACCGACGAGCAGGCCGCCGACGACACCTCCCCGACGCCGTACGCCACGACGTCCACGGAGTCCGTCAAGCTCGGCCGGATCTCGTCCATCGTCGTCAGCCGCGTCGTCGCCAACCCGGAGAAGTACAAGCCGGGCACCCTGCCCCGCGAGATCGTGCTCACCATCGGCTGGGGCGCCGTCTCCAGACTCGACCTGGAGCCGGCCGCCTGCGGCGACCCCAACTGCGAGGCCGACCACGGCTACACGGGCAGTTCGACGGCCGACGACCTCAGCCTGCGGGTCAGCGAGGCCGGGGACGGCCCCGAGACGGTGCGCCAGGCGCTCACCTTCGCGCAGGCCCTCTCCGAGGCGACCGCGGAGACCGGCCGCTGATGGCCCACCCGCCTCCCTCCGCCGCCCATGACCGAGGGCGCTTCGCGCCCACCCCTCTCGATTCCGCCCCCTGGGACACCGACCCGGAACCGCTCCCCGTCGACTCCGCCCCCGTACCCGAGTACGGCAAGGGCTCCCTCGCCGACCTGCTGCCCACCCTGGCCGCCGGACTCGGTGTCCCCGGCATGACCGCGGGCATCACCGAACTGACCCCGGCCGATCGGAACTGCGTGTTCCTGATCGACGGCCTCGGCTGGGAGCAGCTGATGGCCCACCCGGACGAAGCCCCCTTCCTGTGCTCGCTCCTCGGCACCTCGCGCGGCGGCACCGGGCGTCCGATCACCGCCGGCTACCCGGCGACCACGGCGACCTCCCTCGCCTCGGTCGGCACCGGCCTGCCGCCGGGCGCCCACGGCCTGCCCGGATACACCGTGCGCGACCCGGCCACCGGCGCGCTGATGAACCAGCTGCGCTGGCAGCCGTGGACCGCGCCGGCCGTCTGGCAGCCGTACCCCACCGTCTTCCAACTCGCCGAGCAGGCGGGCGTGCACGCGGCGCAGGTGTCCTCGCCGACGTTCGTGAACACCCCGCTGACCAAGGTCGCGCTCAGCGGCGGCACGTTCGTGGGCCGGCTGTCCGGCGAGGACCGGATGGACAGCGCCGCCGCGCAGTTGGCCGGAGCCGACCGCGCCCTCGTGTACACGTACTACTCCGAGGTCGACGGCGCCGGCCACCGCTTCGGCGTCGACTCCGACACCTGGCGCGGCCAGCTCGGGCACGTCGACCGGCTCGTCCAGCGCCTCGCCGAGCAGCTGCCACCGCGCAGCGCCCTCTACGTCACCGCCGACCACGGCATGGTCGACGTGCCCTTCGACGAGGAGCACCGCATCGACTTCGACGAGGACTGGGAGCTGAAGGCAGGCGTCGCCCTCCTCGGCGGCGAGGGCCGCGCCCGGCACGTGTACGCCGTCCCGGGTGCCCGCAACGACGTGCTGACCTGCTGGCGCGAGGTGCTGGGCGAGCAGTTCTGGGTGGCGTCCCGGGACGAGGCGATCGAGGCGGGCTGGTTCGGCCCCCGGATCGACGACCGGGTGTACGACCGCATCGGCGACGTGGTCGCCGCCGCGCGGGACGACGTCCTGCTCATCGCCTCCGAGCGCGAGCCGAAGGAGTCGGCGATGGTCGGCAACCACGGTTCGATGACCCCTGCCGAGCAGCTCGTCCCCCTGCTCGAAGTACGCTCCTGACGCCCTGCCGCACACCCGACCCCGTTGCCGAAAGGTGCCCAACCCCTCATGCCCGAGCTGGTGTTCTTCTCCGGAACGATGGACTGCGGGAAGTCGACACTGGCTCTCCAGATCGAGCACAACCGCTCGGCGCGCGGACTCGCCGGGATGATATTCACCCGCGACGACCGCGCGGGCGAGGGCAAGCTCTCCTCGCGCCTCGGTCTGGTCACCGACGCGGCGGAGGTCAAGGACGGACAGGACCTGTACGCCCACGTCGTCGACCACCTCTCGCAGGGCGGACGCGTGGACTACGTGATCGCGGACGAGGCGCAGTTCCTCGCGCCCGACCAGATCGACCAGCTCGCGCGCGTCGTCGACGATCTCGACATCGACGTGTACGCGTTCGGCATCACCACCGACTTCCGCTCCAAGCTCTTCCCCGGCTCCCAGCGCCTGGTCGAACTCGCCGACCGGGTCGAGGTGCTCCAGGTCGAGGCCCTGTGCTGGTGCGGCGCCCGCGCCACGCACAACGCCCGCACCGTGGGCGGCGTCATGGTCGTCGAGGGCGCCCAGGTGGTCGTCGGCGACGTCGCCCAGTCCCCAGACGAGATCGGCTACGAGGTGCTGTGCCGACGCCACCATCGTCGCCGTACGACCGCTGCGACGGCCCGCGCGGCGGCGCTGTCGCCGGACGTGCTGCCGGTGTCACCCGCCTGAGGGACCCGTGGGGGCCGGAGCCCCGCCCTCCAGGTTCTGCAGCAGCGAGAACCGCGCCCCCTCCGGATCCGCGACCATGGCCGTCCGGCCCCGGGGCGAGTCCTGGACCGGCTCGACCACATGCCCGCCGAGGCCGACGAGCCGCTCCAGGGCCGCGTCCGCGTCGGCCACCTCGAAGTACGTCAGCCAGTGCGGCCCCCGTTCCCGGGGGAGCGCGTTGCCCAGACCGTGGATGCCGGCGACCGGGCGGCCGTCGAGGCGCAGGGTCACGTGGTCGAAGCCGGCCGAGACCGACGGCGCCGACTCGAGGCCGAACACCGTCTCGTAGAACTTGGCGACGTTCGCCGTCTCAAACGTGATCAGTTCGTTCCACACAGGTGTGCCGGGCACGCCCGTGACGGCGGTGCCGAGGTGTTCCGCCGCCTGCCAGACGCCGAAGACGGCGCCCGATGGGTCCGAGGCGATGGCCAGCCGGCCGGCCTCGCCCGCGTCCAGCGGGCCGACGCCGACCGTGCCACCGCACAGGCGCACCGTCTCGGCCGTGCGGTTCACGTCGTCGGAGGCGAAGTAGGGCGTCCAGGCGGTGGGGAGCTGGCGGTCCGGCGGCAGTTGGCCGATTCCCGCCACCTCGTACCCGTCGAGCAGGGCCCGCACGTAGGGGCCCAGTTGCTGGGGTCCGGGCCGGAACTCCCAGCCGAACAGGCCCCCGTAGAACTCGTGGGTCGCGGCCGGTCCGTGCACCATCAGACTCACCCAGCAGGGTGCGCCGGGTGTGCGCCGGGCGTTCGTCTCACCGTTCCGGCCGACCGACCCCCGTGCGTCCGTCATCGTCACTCTCTTCTCGGCCCTTGCGCGGGCCGTGCGTCCGCTTTCGCTCCGACGGACCCCGCGCCGATGCCGGCACCGGTCCCGGCGCCGTGCGCCTCGGGTGCGCTCGTGGGGCGGCCCGGCCTGCCCGGGTGGTACAGCATGTGCCCGAACCCGCACGCCTCGTGATCGGTACTGTCCGGCGGGCAGAGTAGCCCGACATCGGCGCCTCGGCCACTCGGTACGCCAGGATGGGGCCATGAACGCCATCATCTCCGCATCCGAACTCATGAAGGAGCTGGCGGGCGCCAACCCGCCCGTCCTGCTCGACGTCCGCTGGCAGTTGAGCACGGCCAGGGCGGCGGGGGCCCCGCCCTTCGACGGCCGGGCCGAGTACGCCGCCGGGCATCTTCCCGGCGCCGTCTACGTCGACCTGGACCGGGACCTCGCCTCCGCGCCCGGCGGACGCGGCCGGCATCCCCTGCCGGACGTGGCCGAGTTCGGCGCGGCGATGCGCCGGGCGGGCGTGTCGTCGGGCCGTCCGGTAGTCGCCTACGACGGCGGGCAGGGGTGGGCGGCGGCCCGCGCGTGGTGGCTCCTGCACTGGACGGGTCACCCGAACGTGCGGGTTCTCGACGGCGGGTTGCCGGCCTGGGAGGCGCCGCTGTCGACGGACGTCCCGGTCCCCGAGGAGGGCGACTTCGCCCCGTCGCCGGGCGTGTCGGGGCTGCTGGAGGCGGACGATGCCGCCGCGCTGGCCCGCTCCGGGGTGCTGTTCGACGCCCGCGCGGGCGAGCGTTACCGGGGCGAGGTCGAGCCCATCGATCCCGTCGGCGGTCACATCCCGGGGGCCGTGTCCGCACCGACGACGGACAACGTGACGGCGGACGGCCGCTTCCTGCCCGCCGGGGAACTCCGGGCGCGTTTCAAGACACTCGGCGCCACGGAGGGCGACGAGGTCGGCGTCTACTGCGGCTCGGGCGTGTCGGGCGCCCACGAGGTGCTCGCCCTGGCGGTGGCGGGCATCCCGGCGGCGTTGTACGTGGGTTCGTGGTCGGAGTGGTCCTCGGACCCGTCCCGGCCGGTCGCGGTGGGACCGGACCCGCAGTAGGGGCGCGGAAGGCGCATACGGGGCGGGCCTGTTCGCGGAGCGGGGTGGACGCAGGGCTCCGGTGGCGCCAGTCGGTGGCGACCGGAGCCAACGGGCCGTGTGCGCGCTCGGCCGGGGAGGCGGACGCGGGCGGGGCGGCCAGGGCGCACCCGACGGGTGACCGGTCGGCCCCGCGACCGAACAGCACGAGGGTCCCGCGCACGGCACCGGGGCCGCACCCGCGTGGGTACGGCCCCGGTCCCGGACGTAAGGGTGCCCGGGCCCTAGTCCTGCTTCTTGCGGCGGGTGCCGAAGACGATCTCGTCCCAGCTCGGCACCGCCGCGCGGCGGCCCGGACGGACGCCGTCGGCCTCCGCCTGGCGGTCGGTGGAGCCGGTGAGCCGGTCGCGGTGACTGGCCACCGAGCGCGGCATCAGCACGTCGGCATAGGCGGAACCGGCCGACGCTGCGGGCGCCGGGGGCTCCTCCACCTCGGGCTCCTCGGCCGGTTCCTCCACCATCGGTTCCGGGGCGCGCTCGGGCACCACCAGGTCGCCGCGGAAGCTCGGTACGGCCTCCAGGAGGCTGGTGAGCGAGTCCCGTTCGCGTTCGGCGGAGGCGGTGGCCGCGCTCTCCTCGGCGGGCTCGGACGGCGGCGGGGGCAGGCTCGGCCGCTCCCGCTGCTCCCGGTCGAGGGAACGGTCCAGCGGCCGGTCGCGCGGCAGCCGTGCGATGCGCGGCACGAACGGGAAGCTGGGCTCGGCCGCGGCGAGGTCGTCGGACTCGCCGATCAGCGCGCGTGCCTCCGAGTCGACGGCCTGGACGAGCCGCCGGGGCGGGTCGTACGTCCAGCTCGCCGAGTGCGGTTCCCCGGCGACCACGTAGACCAGGAGTACTTCCCAGGTGCCGTCGTCGCGGCGCCAGGAGTCCCACTGGACGGTGTCCTTGTCGGCGCCGCGCAGCAACAGCCGCTCCTGGACCGCCTCGCCAAGGGGCGGCCCGGAGTTCTCGCCGGGGCGGCGGACGGGGGTCTTGCGGGCCCGCTCCGCCATGAAGGCGCGCTCGGCCAGCACGGGACCCTCGAAGCGCCGTACGCGGTCGACGGGGATGCCGGCCATCTGGGCGACCTCTTCCGCGGTCGCGCCGGCACGTATACGCGCCTGGATGTCGCGGGGGCGGAGATGACTCTCCACCTCGATCTCGATCTGGCCGAGGCGGGGACGGTCGCCGCGCACGGCGACCCGGAGTCGTTCGTCGATCGGAAGCGTGTACTCCGTGCTGTCCGCAGCCTTCAGCACCAGCCGTGTGCCGTCATTCGAGACGGCCACGACACGCAGTTCGGGCATGGGGACCTCCCGGGTGGTGCCTGCCGACGTCACGTGCGTCGCTGCTTCCGCTCTGTCGAGTGTGGCCTGCCCGGGTGCAGCCTGCCACAACCTTGCCGAGTTGCCCGGCGTGTCGGGCGCGGGCCCTGGATCGCCGTTATGGCACGGTTACTTGTTCGCAACGCTAAGTGACCAACTCCGTCACCCTGTGCAACTAGCTCCCCTCCCGGCGGTCCTTCAAGGCTCCGAACCCCCTGTCGGGAGACCGGACCCAGGGCTCGCAACAGTACTCCATTCGGGCCACGTGCGTGGATTGGCGCGCCGCCCAACTTCTGGCAAGAGGGGGTACTCGGCCGCCCCCGCCGCGAATTGCGCGATCTTGGACGTGGCGTACTTCACGCAATCACCAGAAACGGAACTAATGGTTTCGGTCGCACGTCCCTTTCTCGTGCAGTTGATCGGTCCCGTAGGGGAAAGGCAGGCAAGGTCAGAGGATGCGCGAAAAGTCCGATGGCGCCGGGGAGGCGGACGTGCGTACGGAGGGGGAGGCCAGGCGGATCGACCTGAGCGTGGCCCAGGTCGCGGGCAGCGCGCTGGCCGCGGTGGTGGCCGCCAAGCTCGCCTCCTCGTTCGGCGTCTACGGCACGATCCTGGGTGCCGGTGTGATCAGTGTGGTCGCCACGTGCGGGGGCTCGGTCCTCCAGCACTTCTTCAAGCGCACCGGGGAGCAGTTCCGGGTCAAGCGCACGGCCGCCGTCGCCCAGGGGGCGGGACACGGAGCGGCGCCGCCTCCGGGCGAGTTCTCCAAG
The Streptomyces sp. NBC_01723 genome window above contains:
- a CDS encoding thymidine kinase — encoded protein: MPELVFFSGTMDCGKSTLALQIEHNRSARGLAGMIFTRDDRAGEGKLSSRLGLVTDAAEVKDGQDLYAHVVDHLSQGGRVDYVIADEAQFLAPDQIDQLARVVDDLDIDVYAFGITTDFRSKLFPGSQRLVELADRVEVLQVEALCWCGARATHNARTVGGVMVVEGAQVVVGDVAQSPDEIGYEVLCRRHHRRRTTAATARAAALSPDVLPVSPA
- a CDS encoding sulfurtransferase yields the protein MNAIISASELMKELAGANPPVLLDVRWQLSTARAAGAPPFDGRAEYAAGHLPGAVYVDLDRDLASAPGGRGRHPLPDVAEFGAAMRRAGVSSGRPVVAYDGGQGWAAARAWWLLHWTGHPNVRVLDGGLPAWEAPLSTDVPVPEEGDFAPSPGVSGLLEADDAAALARSGVLFDARAGERYRGEVEPIDPVGGHIPGAVSAPTTDNVTADGRFLPAGELRARFKTLGATEGDEVGVYCGSGVSGAHEVLALAVAGIPAALYVGSWSEWSSDPSRPVAVGPDPQ
- a CDS encoding DUF5998 family protein, yielding MEGMAKTSTTTQGLRAAIERSGYYPALVAEAVEAAVGGEPVRSYLVHQETTFDQNEVRRHVTVLVLTGNRFIVSHTDEQAADDTSPTPYATTSTESVKLGRISSIVVSRVVANPEKYKPGTLPREIVLTIGWGAVSRLDLEPAACGDPNCEADHGYTGSSTADDLSLRVSEAGDGPETVRQALTFAQALSEATAETGR
- a CDS encoding alkaline phosphatase family protein, encoding MAHPPPSAAHDRGRFAPTPLDSAPWDTDPEPLPVDSAPVPEYGKGSLADLLPTLAAGLGVPGMTAGITELTPADRNCVFLIDGLGWEQLMAHPDEAPFLCSLLGTSRGGTGRPITAGYPATTATSLASVGTGLPPGAHGLPGYTVRDPATGALMNQLRWQPWTAPAVWQPYPTVFQLAEQAGVHAAQVSSPTFVNTPLTKVALSGGTFVGRLSGEDRMDSAAAQLAGADRALVYTYYSEVDGAGHRFGVDSDTWRGQLGHVDRLVQRLAEQLPPRSALYVTADHGMVDVPFDEEHRIDFDEDWELKAGVALLGGEGRARHVYAVPGARNDVLTCWREVLGEQFWVASRDEAIEAGWFGPRIDDRVYDRIGDVVAAARDDVLLIASEREPKESAMVGNHGSMTPAEQLVPLLEVRS
- the sepH gene encoding septation protein SepH is translated as MPELRVVAVSNDGTRLVLKAADSTEYTLPIDERLRVAVRGDRPRLGQIEIEVESHLRPRDIQARIRAGATAEEVAQMAGIPVDRVRRFEGPVLAERAFMAERARKTPVRRPGENSGPPLGEAVQERLLLRGADKDTVQWDSWRRDDGTWEVLLVYVVAGEPHSASWTYDPPRRLVQAVDSEARALIGESDDLAAAEPSFPFVPRIARLPRDRPLDRSLDREQRERPSLPPPPSEPAEESAATASAERERDSLTSLLEAVPSFRGDLVVPERAPEPMVEEPAEEPEVEEPPAPAASAGSAYADVLMPRSVASHRDRLTGSTDRQAEADGVRPGRRAAVPSWDEIVFGTRRKKQD
- a CDS encoding bifunctional acetate--CoA ligase family protein/GNAT family N-acetyltransferase, with amino-acid sequence MQTSSDRHEYPAHWEADVVLRDGGTARVRPITVDDAERLVSFYEQVSDESKYYRFFAPYPRLSAKDVHRFTHHDFVDRVGLAATIGGEFIATVRYDRIGPTGAPASSHPSPTSTLAGERFATTPSVSEEAEVAFLVQDAHQGRGVASALLEHIAAVARERGIRRFAAEVLPANTKMIKVFMDAGYTQKRSFEDGVVRLEFDLEPTDRSLAVQYAREHRAEARSVQRLLQPGSVAVIGTGRTPGGVGRSVLGNIRDAGYTGRLYAVNRSFADDLTDLDGVPAHRSVRAVDGPVDLAVVTVPAEQVPEVVDECGEHGVQGLVVVSAGYADRGAEGRERQRALVRQARSYGMRIIGPNAFGIINTSPEVRLNASLAPEMPRPGRIGLFAQSGAIGIALLSRLHRRGGGVTGVTGVSTFVSSGNRADVSGNDVLQYWYDDPETDVALMYLESIGNPRKFTRLARRTAAVKPLVVVQGARHGGVAPQGHAVRATRLPHATVSALLRQAGVIRVDTITDLVDAGLLLARQPLPAGPKVAILGNSESLGLLTYDACLSEGLRPHPPLDLTTAASPDDFHAALSRALADDTCDAVVVTAIPTVGEGPAGDAALAEALRSAAAAVPAKPVLVVHVELGGLAEALSAAASTAPQAPPPAEPRRPTPAEPGAATAPEPPGPREAPAPGDDTRLIPAYPAAERAVRALAEAVAYAQWRRDAGDPGKVPEYDDIDEKGAAEQIAGYLPRGQGLTLGAAETCELLGRYGIDVHRALPAPDPDEAASAARTIGYPVALKATAPHLRHRADLGGVRLDLADEEQLRRAYAELTELFGKPAELRPVVQGMAPRGVDTVVRAVIDPAAGAVLSFGLAGAATQLLGDTAHRLIPVTDRDATSLIRSVRTAPLLFGWRGSAPVDAPALEELLLRVSRLVDDHPEVVAVTLEPVVVAPHGLSVLGASVRLAPPPARDDLGPRTLPAY
- a CDS encoding VOC family protein, whose translation is MTDARGSVGRNGETNARRTPGAPCWVSLMVHGPAATHEFYGGLFGWEFRPGPQQLGPYVRALLDGYEVAGIGQLPPDRQLPTAWTPYFASDDVNRTAETVRLCGGTVGVGPLDAGEAGRLAIASDPSGAVFGVWQAAEHLGTAVTGVPGTPVWNELITFETANVAKFYETVFGLESAPSVSAGFDHVTLRLDGRPVAGIHGLGNALPRERGPHWLTYFEVADADAALERLVGLGGHVVEPVQDSPRGRTAMVADPEGARFSLLQNLEGGAPAPTGPSGG